The Elusimicrobiota bacterium genome includes a region encoding these proteins:
- a CDS encoding VIT1/CCC1 transporter family protein: MNEPAESRDLKELHRPSAIRRRLGERRRHSHLGDAVLGGVDGCVTTFAVVAGAAGGGLPDAAIVVLGCANLLADGFSMAAGNYLSVKSRREELLKARREEESHIARIPRGEREEIRQIFRRKGFNGAVLEKIVAVITRDEALWVETMLTEERGLQTEERRPLLAGLATFGAFAAAGSMPLLPFLLPAFPADAELAASAAITAVAFLAIGLMKGLVLRAPLLRSGLETLGVGGAAAGLAFAAGRVIRGLYGG; the protein is encoded by the coding sequence ATGAACGAGCCCGCGGAGTCGCGCGACCTTAAGGAGCTGCACCGGCCCTCGGCGATCCGGCGCCGCCTCGGCGAACGGCGCCGCCACAGCCATCTCGGCGACGCGGTGCTCGGCGGCGTCGACGGCTGCGTCACCACCTTCGCCGTCGTCGCGGGCGCGGCGGGCGGCGGTCTGCCCGACGCGGCGATCGTCGTGCTCGGCTGCGCCAACCTCCTCGCCGACGGGTTCAGCATGGCCGCCGGCAACTACCTGAGCGTGAAGAGCCGGCGCGAGGAGCTGCTCAAGGCCCGGCGCGAGGAGGAGTCCCACATCGCCCGGATCCCGCGGGGAGAGCGGGAGGAGATCCGTCAGATCTTCCGGCGGAAAGGCTTCAACGGAGCCGTCCTCGAGAAGATCGTCGCCGTGATCACCCGGGACGAGGCGCTGTGGGTCGAGACGATGCTGACGGAGGAGCGCGGCCTTCAGACCGAGGAGCGCCGCCCACTGCTCGCCGGCCTCGCGACGTTCGGCGCGTTCGCGGCCGCCGGCTCGATGCCGCTCCTGCCGTTCCTTCTTCCCGCCTTCCCCGCGGACGCGGAGCTCGCCGCCAGCGCCGCGATCACGGCCGTCGCGTTCCTCGCGATCGGGCTGATGAAAGGCCTCGTGCTGCGCGCGCCCCTGCTCCGCTCGGGGCTCGAGACCCTGGGCGTCGGCGGCGCCGCGGCGGGGCTGGCCTTCGCCGCGGGGCGCGTCATCCGCGGCCTGTACGGCGGCTAG
- a CDS encoding ComF family protein, with protein sequence MGLCWELALDILLPRACAHCREDLRRSDGPLCRACAGALPPPPEPACVRCAGRRGGPSPFCPDCAGRRFACRLIRAAAAHRGPAASLVHAFKFRGSRPAAKAAGRLMAAALTLHPELSGFDALLAVPIHPGRERERGYNQAELLARELAAATGWPLLDALERARAAPPSWRLRKTERRAELAGAYALRDGAAPLVAGRRVLVIDDVAATGTTLEECAAALRAAGAADAAGYAFARAGDFT encoded by the coding sequence ATGGGACTTTGCTGGGAGCTCGCGCTCGACATCCTCCTCCCCCGGGCCTGCGCGCATTGCCGCGAGGACCTGCGCCGCTCCGACGGGCCGCTGTGCCGGGCCTGCGCCGGCGCGCTGCCGCCGCCTCCGGAGCCGGCCTGCGTCCGCTGCGCCGGGCGCCGCGGCGGCCCCTCGCCCTTCTGCCCGGACTGCGCGGGACGCCGCTTCGCCTGCCGGCTGATCCGGGCCGCGGCCGCGCACCGCGGACCGGCGGCCTCGCTCGTGCACGCCTTCAAGTTCCGGGGCTCCCGTCCGGCGGCGAAGGCGGCGGGCCGTCTCATGGCCGCCGCGCTGACCTTGCACCCGGAGCTCTCGGGCTTCGACGCGCTCCTCGCGGTTCCCATCCATCCCGGGCGCGAGCGGGAGCGCGGCTACAACCAGGCCGAACTGCTCGCGCGGGAGCTCGCCGCCGCGACGGGCTGGCCGCTCCTCGACGCGCTGGAGCGCGCCCGCGCGGCCCCGCCGTCATGGAGGCTGAGGAAGACCGAGCGGCGCGCCGAGCTGGCCGGCGCCTACGCGCTCCGCGACGGAGCCGCCCCGCTCGTCGCCGGCAGGCGCGTGCTCGTCATCGACGACGTGGCCGCGACCGGCACCACCCTCGAGGAGTGCGCGGCGGCGCTGCGCGCGGCGGGGGCGGCGGACGCGGCGGGCTACGCCTTCGCGCGGGCCGGGGACTTCACTTGA
- a CDS encoding DUF1343 domain-containing protein, translating to MRALMALALFLAAAAPASAALLAGIDALERADFELLRGKRVGVITNHTGADYAGRSTVDLLFASKKLRLVAIFSPEHGFRGDRRDGDPVGDTKDPVTGLPVYSLYGKTRRPTAEMLKGIDVLVFDIQDVGARAYTYLSTMGMCMEEAAKHGLEFVVLDRPNPLGGEVLEGPVLEAPFDFTGYFPVPVRHGMTPGEMARLHAAVKGLALRLSVVPLQGWTRSTLYDETAYPWINPSPNIRGLDAAILYAGFVGFESSPYSVGRGTDEPFLWFGAPDLDAAAMVRALDAAGLEGARFQVEDRTPAQDIYAGKPCRGVRVDVVDRKKVRSLDIFVHAVGALRRSRIVAVSWAGAGGAAMKADRNIFRSVLESSEHPGAILAAYEASWRAFDAGRAKYLLY from the coding sequence ATGAGAGCCCTGATGGCGCTGGCGCTGTTCTTGGCGGCGGCCGCTCCCGCCTCCGCGGCCCTGCTCGCCGGCATCGACGCGCTCGAGCGCGCGGACTTCGAGCTCCTGCGCGGCAAGCGCGTGGGCGTCATCACCAACCACACCGGCGCCGACTACGCGGGACGCAGCACGGTGGACCTCCTCTTCGCCTCGAAGAAGCTCCGGCTCGTCGCCATCTTCAGCCCCGAGCACGGCTTCCGGGGCGACCGCCGCGACGGCGACCCCGTCGGCGACACGAAGGACCCGGTGACGGGGCTTCCCGTCTACAGCCTGTACGGCAAGACGCGGCGTCCGACCGCGGAGATGCTGAAGGGGATCGACGTCCTCGTCTTCGACATCCAGGACGTCGGCGCCCGCGCCTACACCTACCTGAGCACGATGGGGATGTGCATGGAGGAGGCGGCCAAGCACGGCCTCGAGTTCGTGGTCCTCGACCGCCCCAACCCGCTGGGCGGAGAGGTCCTCGAAGGGCCGGTGCTGGAAGCGCCGTTCGATTTCACCGGCTACTTCCCGGTGCCGGTCCGCCACGGCATGACGCCGGGCGAGATGGCGCGCCTGCACGCCGCCGTGAAGGGGCTCGCGCTCCGGCTCAGCGTCGTGCCGCTGCAAGGCTGGACGCGCTCCACGCTCTACGACGAGACCGCGTATCCGTGGATCAACCCCTCGCCGAACATACGGGGGCTGGACGCGGCCATCCTGTACGCCGGCTTCGTGGGCTTCGAGTCGAGCCCGTACTCCGTCGGCCGCGGCACGGACGAGCCTTTCCTCTGGTTCGGCGCGCCGGACCTCGACGCCGCCGCCATGGTCCGCGCCCTGGACGCGGCGGGGCTGGAAGGAGCGCGGTTCCAGGTCGAGGATCGGACCCCGGCCCAGGACATCTACGCGGGCAAGCCCTGCCGCGGCGTGCGCGTGGACGTCGTGGACCGCAAGAAGGTCCGCAGCCTCGACATCTTCGTCCACGCCGTCGGCGCGCTGCGCCGGTCGCGGATCGTCGCGGTGTCCTGGGCCGGCGCCGGCGGCGCCGCGATGAAGGCCGACCGGAACATCTTCCGTTCCGTCCTCGAGTCCTCCGAGCACCCCGGCGCGATCCTCGCGGCCTACGAGGCGAGCTGGCGCGCCTTCGACGCCGGGCGCGCCAAATACCTGCTGTACTGA
- a CDS encoding glycosyltransferase family 39 protein yields MNRRWVIPLGMVLAFGWHLALRRHGVGLPLLSDEGEYAYAARVWSEGGLPYRDVFNQKPPMTIAVYRATAALSDSPAAPRFAAMAAVLLTGLALLLLAPKRWSPAARLAAPAAYFVLSTMPVGDFGFPANTEVFAAAFAAWAVWAASRADRRFAALGGVLAGAALMTKQTALWPVLAAGILAAWRGERRWDPKAAAAFALGAAAIPAFWLGYFAARGGLEPFWDCVVAGNMRYAAQADWAAAAEQARFFAVDLGPAFLKGSWPAWALAAFGLRGLEVRWENRGELAAALWLAGGLLAAATGLLLFPHYFLQAAPPLCLAAAYGVERLRGEKTRWAAVAALALVPAAAGGDFYFAKGREAVAKDLLYPSPLLETEALGAWLRERTAPGDPIWVFGSEPALYVYAGRRAATRHDFVYPLTMFPKSPEPLEAELAALRAAKPAFVVYVNQPISTLIGSRLGLAFRDAIREWLAADYRLEGYVPVPREPKPFSFVGARAPDWSAQNRLYVFRRR; encoded by the coding sequence ATGAATCGGCGCTGGGTCATCCCCCTCGGCATGGTCCTGGCCTTCGGCTGGCATCTGGCGCTGCGCCGGCACGGCGTCGGCCTGCCGCTGCTCTCCGACGAGGGCGAGTACGCCTACGCGGCCCGCGTCTGGTCCGAGGGCGGGCTTCCCTACCGCGACGTCTTCAACCAGAAGCCGCCGATGACCATCGCCGTCTACCGGGCGACCGCGGCGCTCTCCGATTCTCCGGCGGCGCCCCGGTTCGCCGCGATGGCGGCGGTGCTCCTGACGGGGCTCGCCCTGCTGCTGCTCGCGCCGAAGCGCTGGAGCCCCGCCGCGCGGCTTGCGGCGCCGGCCGCGTATTTCGTGCTGAGCACCATGCCCGTCGGCGATTTCGGCTTTCCCGCCAACACCGAGGTGTTCGCGGCGGCCTTCGCGGCCTGGGCCGTCTGGGCCGCGAGCCGCGCGGACCGGCGCTTCGCCGCGCTGGGCGGGGTGCTGGCGGGCGCGGCGCTGATGACGAAGCAGACCGCGCTGTGGCCGGTCCTGGCCGCGGGGATCCTCGCCGCGTGGCGGGGGGAGCGGCGCTGGGACCCGAAGGCGGCGGCCGCGTTCGCCCTCGGCGCGGCCGCGATCCCGGCGTTCTGGCTCGGCTATTTCGCGGCGCGCGGCGGCCTGGAGCCCTTCTGGGACTGCGTCGTCGCCGGCAACATGCGCTACGCCGCGCAGGCCGATTGGGCCGCGGCGGCGGAGCAGGCCCGGTTCTTCGCCGTCGACCTGGGCCCGGCGTTCCTGAAGGGGAGCTGGCCGGCGTGGGCGCTCGCGGCTTTCGGGCTGAGGGGGCTCGAGGTCCGGTGGGAGAACCGCGGCGAGCTGGCCGCGGCGCTGTGGCTGGCCGGGGGGTTGCTCGCCGCCGCCACGGGGCTTCTCCTGTTCCCGCATTACTTCCTGCAGGCGGCGCCGCCGCTATGCCTCGCCGCGGCGTACGGCGTCGAGCGCCTGCGCGGGGAGAAGACGCGCTGGGCGGCGGTGGCCGCGCTGGCGCTGGTCCCCGCCGCGGCCGGCGGGGATTTCTACTTCGCCAAGGGCCGCGAGGCCGTCGCCAAGGATCTGCTGTACCCGAGCCCCCTGCTCGAGACCGAGGCCCTCGGCGCTTGGCTGCGCGAGCGCACGGCCCCCGGCGATCCCATCTGGGTGTTCGGCTCCGAGCCCGCGCTGTACGTCTACGCCGGGCGCCGCGCCGCGACGCGGCACGACTTCGTCTACCCCTTGACCATGTTCCCCAAGAGCCCGGAGCCGCTCGAGGCCGAGCTCGCCGCCCTGCGGGCGGCGAAGCCGGCCTTCGTCGTCTACGTCAATCAGCCGATCTCGACCTTGATCGGCTCTCGCCTCGGCCTGGCGTTCCGCGACGCGATCCGCGAGTGGCTCGCGGCCGACTACCGCCTCGAGGGCTACGTCCCCGTACCCCGCGAGCCGAAGCCGTTCTCGTTCGTCGGCGCGCGGGCCCCGGACTGGAGCGCCCAGAACCGCCTCTACGTGTTCAGGCGCCGCTAG